acccagtgaggtaggtcaggctgagaggcagcagcgagcccaaggtcacacccGGGGAGCTTCACAGCGGAGcagagggaggatttgaaccctggtctcctgggtcctcaCCCGACACTCTAACCGCTATACCATACCACATTTGTTTTGACAATAAGGGTCGTTTGATGGTGGAGCGgactctccttcgctggaggCTCTTGTGCAGAGGTCGGGTGGTCACCTGCCAAGGATGCCTTAGCTACGATTCCtgcgctgcagggggttggactagaggacctttgggggACCCTTCCAGTTCTGTAGTTCTGTGACTTAGTGCCAGTCCAGCTGCCATAAGGAGCTTTGAATGGGGAGTCCTGTCAAGACTATTGGCAGAGCATAAATATCTCTGTGTGTGACCTGAACATTGCCCCAGCTGTTCAGGCCCTTCTCCAGGTAGGAGGGGCTTCTGCTGCCCCCCCATCTCGGCCTCACCTGTCAAAGATGCGGAAGCACTCGGCCAGCTCCTCCTCGCTTTTTCCCTTGGCATCCTCTTTCATCTGGCGCACCATCATGACCAAGAACTCCTCGAAGTCGATGGTTCCGCTGCCTGCAGGGAGGGTCCCCGGGAGAAGGGTGAGGGctgccccctccgcccccccccagcctcccttcaccccccccccgatgcaGCCCCTCCTCACCATCCTCATCCACCTCCTCTATGATGGCGTCCAGCTCCTCTTTGGTGGGCGTCTGACCCAGCATCCTCATGACGGTGCCCAACTCCTTGGTGCTGATGTCGCCGCCCCCGTCCGCGTCAAACATGTCAAAGGCGGCTTTGAACTctgcgggggggagagagagcgggGGGGGGTTAGGGGGGAGCCTGGCAGGAACCAGAACAAAGTTTGGGCCAACATCCAAGTCAACTCGGAGGTTTCCCAGATCCTGCAAGCCCTGtgtggcagggggttgggctggatgaccactAGGGGTCCCTTCTGACTACAATTCTAACTGTTTTCATTCTTTCTAAAGGGCcaaaagaggaggagagggggaaggggcTTGCCAATGGGCTAAAAAGAATAACAGAAAAACCATCCACCCACAACGCAGACCCCTCTCCTTTTTAGCCGGAAGGTGTCATTCTGTGGGAAATCTCATGGAGCTTCTGCAGGTGGGATCAGCTCCTTTGGTGGGGGGACCCCAAAACAAACCCCCCCCCAACGCATGCACACAATCCCTGCTCTGCTCAGGCAGAGAATGGAATGGAGAAGGCCCTCGATAATGCTTCAAACCTCACACAACCCACATGCCTGGCCTTTgctttggactcggtctgacccttatgtttccctccccttatggtcttgatttatcggctactttaaaatgaggctgcattttagattgcattttaacctgtattttaaattggtctccccccccccttttcccctattatgtttttactgtgatcttattggtgttagccaccctgatcccggctctggctggggagggcggtgtataaataaattttttattattattattattattattattattattattattattatgatgatgatgatgatgatgatgcagaggTCGGAGGGAGTCCTTGGCCAGGGGAGGTCTAGGGTGGGGAAACTGCTAAGCACAAGGTCAGAACTGCAGGGGGCAGCAGGCCCACACTTAGGGGCAGCAGCAACCGCCTCTCCGCCCTGGACCTCCCCATTCCAGACCTTCCCCTTCTGTGTGCGCAGCTGGAGATTCAGAAGCCACCCAAAGGAGAGGAAGATGGTTGCTTGGTTGCAGTTTAGGGGTCCATTTTGGAGGGGCTTGGCAAGATTTTGGgtgcctcccctcctcccccaccctcaTGGGATCTGTTAATCCTCTGAGCCTCCAAAGCCACTTGTGGAATGGCTGGGCATGGGTATTCATTCTTACTAGTCTTACGTTTCTATCcaaccttttcctttctttctccaaagagctcaagaggGTATAAATGGCTTCGCCTCCcacttttatcttcacaacaaccctgtgaggcaggtcaaGCCGAGAGGCAGTGACCCAAGGCCACACCCAGGCAGCTTCATGGCTGCGTAGGGAGTTGTACCAGGTCTCTTCCAGGTCCTcatccaacacactaaccactataccacactgcctctcagggTGCCAGCAAATAAAGTACTAGTTTATGACGTTTTGTGGTTACCCCGCCTTCCTCCCTAGTTGGCACACGGCCACTTTGCCCCTCGGCCGAGTCAGGGTGCCCACTGTGCCTGCGCCGCCCGGGGATGCCCCTCAACTCACCCGCGATCATTTCCTCAGTGAGGAAGGACCGGGCTTCCGCCTGCTGGTCCGTCTGCAAGGCAAGGGGAGGAAGTCACCAAGGGAGCAGAGTCCGGCCCAGCCGGGGCCATGCCCAGGGATGCCCTCCCCACTCCTGGCTACCTGCAGTCCACTCTGCCATTGCCGCTGCTGCCAACTCCTCCTCGGTGTTTGCTTCTCTCCCGATACTTTCTTTCCCCAGCCCACAAAAAGCCCCTTCTCTGGGCATCACCAGAAAGGTGACTGCCAGCCACTGGTGCGCCAACCCAACCCTGGCCGTGTCTTGCTCCGCCTGGCATTCTGCAGGTGGCGCAGCAGAAGGGGATTCATGGCACCCAACCCTCTGCGGCCGGAGTTGCTAGTGCCAGGAGCTTGCAACAGGAGACAGGAGGAGCGCTGGGATTCCTGTTGTGGCTCCTGCATTGCGACAGGGTTGGACAGGATGACCCCGATTCCGTAAGAGCATCCCTTGCTCTCGAGAGGCTGGGTGGCCCATCTCCACAAAGGCAGTTGCTCCTTGAGCAGCCCCATGGAAGGCCTCTTGCAGTGCCAAGTTCCCAGTGCCCCCTGGCAGAGGCGGCCCGCTTTGGCCCCAAGTTGCACAGCAGCCCCAGGCTCCTTTGGACTTTGCCAGGGTTCCTGGGTCCTGAGAGAGGGGTCTCCCGGTGGCTGGCCAGAGGAGAGGATGGTGCTCCTTGACCGCCGGATGCTATTCTTAGCAGCGCCCGCCGGCTGCCTCCTTCTAGGGTGCTCAGCGGGCCgccagccagctgctccagcacctgTCGGCTGGGTATTGGGTTACTCCTTCGAGCCGGGTCTTGCAGCTCAGcggccggcaggcaggcagggttcCTGGCCGGTTCTCATGACCGGCAGCTTGGCTTTCTCCACGGCCATCCGGCTCCATGCTTCGTGTCCTTGGCCAGCCTTTGCGAGGGGTCCAGTGCCCCCCAGGGCAGCCCACCACCCGCCCAGATCCAAGGAGATTCCCCATTTGCCCCCATCTCTCTTCCAGCAAAACCCGCCCCCCAACACCCCGAGCCACAGTTGACCTCTCCGCCCTCCCTCTCCACGGAGGCAGTAATAAAGAAGACCCCCATCTCTGCCCCCGGCCTTTTGCCTTGCCCCCGCCCAGCCCCCCCCAGTCTCCCCTGCAGCCTCAGCCAAAGGGCCACTCCTGCCCTTCGGCCCCACACAGGGCAGCTCCGCCGGGAGCCGTGCTTGTGTCCTGGCCACGTCTCCCGCCACGGTCTGTGCTGGTCCTGGGCCCCGGCGCCGGCCTGTCCCATCGGACGCGCGAACAACCAGTCCATCTCACCACCTGCGCACGATCCGCGGCCCGGTCCGGCATCCCGGGAGGAGATGTGTCTCCCACCGTCCTGGGCGCCGCCGTCAAAAATGGGCACACGTGCCCATGTCTTACCATGCTTACCATGTTGGCAGGAAAGACCCCACAGCAacccacagagagaaagagacccgGTGCGTCCGCTCCACTCCACTCCCCGGCGGACGACGGAAGAAAGCTTCTCCGCAGCTCCTGGCAGGGCCATTTGTACTCTGCCCGCTGGGCGGGGCCCTGCCCAGGCCCTCGCCATTGGACGCTGCCGGGAGGCGGGTCTCCGGAGAGCCAAtcgcctccctccctgcctgctcaTTGGCCGGCGAGGCATTTTAGCCAAATTTAGCCAAGCCACTCCTGGCTGCGTCCGTcctgagctggaggaggaggaggaggaggcggggaggGTCTGGGTGCCCTGGGGGGAGAAACCCAACACCTCCCCAAGAGAAGGATAAGGAGCTGGAGGCAGGCTGCCCACAGGCTGTACATGCCCGTCCGCTGAGCGCACCTGTCCCAGGCCAGCAGGGGGTTAAAAATAGCAACGACAAAGCTGCGGGTGTCCTCCTCCGCCTCCAGACACAAGCATCCCATATACTGAGGATGGAGGGAGGGCTGGGAAGTCCTGAAACTGCTCTCCTGAGTATCCTCCTGGCCCATCCGGGGGGAGGAATGGCCTGTTCTGGGGGTGGGGCTCCCCTCCCAGGTCTACCTAGGCTaagtcagcaatgtctaggcaacacggtGACCATGCACATACACAACAGACAatcttttatagaattccttcaaaccataacaagtccagaatgaaatctttagtctcaaagtctctggaaatctttaaatgaagcgaggtaccagactttgtacgatgaaagacaagttgtgaagctttgtgtattcagcaaatataatgtccaacactgaacagtgattccggatattgactgctGTTTTGTAAaattcttcgtcagcgtggtgggaggatgtagaattgcttcataaactgaaaataaaattttacagaCGATGACCTGCATGCACATATCACTTTACAAAAATTATAAACTATAATACAAACAGCAATGAAAAAGAGTACATACCCCATCTCATttcgaatgaatgtatgtaaatgaaaatatcaaatgcctAAACTAAGGGCTGGGAGCACACTTTTTCTTTTGCTAAGCTGCTGAGCACCCAAGCAGTGGAGGCCCCCTGCTGTCACTTGTTTATAAAGGGATCCAGTTTCCTCCGTGGCTCCGAGGGAAGTCGTGTGTGAAATAGGAAGAAGGCCAGAGAGCATGGAATCTGCGggaccctttctctctccttcccacacTTCCCAGCCTCAGCCCATGGGAAGCCACTGACCACAAGACACATCAGAAGAGCCagaggcccacctggtccagcatcctgttaagGGTGGCTATTATGGGAAACCAGCTAGCAGGATCTGAGCAAGAGAGCAACTGCCCTGTCCTGTGGCTCCCAGCAGTAGGGATTCAGGAGCCTTTCTGTGtccagctgcagaggcagagcagagccatcctggccaggAGCTCTCCAGAGCCTTCTCCTCCCGCGTGAGTCATCCCTGCGTCCTGCAGgaaggagttccagagtttaatttccgtgctgcatgaagaagcccTTCCTTTCATctgcccaacattcagcttcatgggagagaaggagaaaagcttTCCTCCGCCCCATTTCTCCAGGCTGGGCATCATGTTATAAACTTCTCTGACGTCGCCAGGGACCCACGTTGTGGAACGGTCCTCTCCTGACGGAAGGGAGCAGCTGGCTGCCCCCGTCCGCATCCCCTATTAATAGACATTCCTAAGGAAAGCTGCTGAGGAGGCCAGCAGAGCAGCTTCCTAAATAAGGCAGagaagtggcggggggggggtctagtctctcccccccccaccaaatacACCTTGAACCCTCACCAGATTGAAGGCACAACAAAGGAACCTGGCAGAGTTGCAGGGTTCTGGCACCAGAGGGGATTCGCTTGTTGGCTTCTTGGAAAGGCGTTTAAAAAGTTTTCAGGACTGGCAGGGCTTGTGTTCTGGAAATGCcacctcccgccccccccccggctcctgcCATGTGCCCCAGAAcagcccctcacacacacacacacacacattgcagggGGCTCAAGTGTCAAAGCACTGGCAGCTTCCCCATGTGGCTCCTCCAGAAAGTTTGCTTAAGAAAATTCACAGGAGGAAAGTTTGCCATCCTCTCCTCCACCTTGAAGGCACCTGAGATGACCGAAAGCCTCTCCGGAAGGGCACAGAATAGTAGAGTCGGAAGGGGCTCCAAggatcatccagcctgaccctctgcaatgcaggggtcacttctaaagaatccctgatggatggccatcccacctctccATAAAAGCCTCAAGTGAAGGCTTGATTCCTGAAtcccagggggttgggctagatgaccctcgggtcccttccagctctacaattctatgatttgacccaggagagcccaccaccttctgagggagtccattccactatcCAATAACCCTTGGGTCCTCCCAGACAAAGTGGCCTTGGGGGCTAGGAGGAGGCGAACTCTTCTCCCTTAGCTtaacctatacagtcatacctctggttacagacgcttcaggttgcgtttttttgggttacggaccaccgaaacccagaagtagtggaacaggttacttccaggtttcagcggtcacacatgcacagaagcgctaaattgtgctttgcacatgcacagaagcaccaaatcgcagcccgcgcatgcgcagatgcgcagctgcgggttgcgaacgtgcatcccgcacagatcgtgtttgcaacccgagcgtccactgtattaggATGCAGGCCAAGCATGTTCCTGAGCGCAGCATGCctgcaggagaggaagagaggtcAATCCACAGTGTGGGGCTCTCAGGACGGATTCTACCGGGAACCCACCCATCCTGCTGCCCGGCAGTCTTCCTTCCTTGGCCAAGACATCGAGGCTGAGCCACACTGGCTGGCGGTCACTCCAGAGATGACAGGGCTCCTAGAACCACAgggttgaaagggacccccaTGAGTCATCCAGTCTGAACCCAAGAACTTTTGCAGGGAAAGGCAGAACTCCACGACTGAGTTCCAGCCCCTCCCAGGACGCTGAGCTCCCTTTGGGCAATTGTCATTCAAGACAGATAGCTCAGCAGTTCCCAAACTTGGTTCCAGAAACTCATCCCCAatgccccctaccctataaaaacaTGATTCAGAATAGGGGTTTGCACAACCCACCGGGCAATAACACAAGGAAATTCAGAACGCGAACAATTAATTGCACTTTTATTCAAAATCTAGTTACATTGGACAACAATTAGAAATGGATGGAAATTTAAGAAGAGAAGATGTGgcatgaggaggaagaggtggacatatgtttgcaacaggagtgggaaacctgataTTAAGAAACtgtattaaattaaagtaattCAGATGGATTTGTAATAATtcggaaaactaataaaaataatataaaaaacaaaatccaGTTTAAATGATTTAGATTAATTAATGCAGCAAAATGGATCAGTTTGGTCCAGCGATATCAGCTATTCAAAGTCTGAATAACCTCCTGCTCCCCTTGACCCTTAGCTCCCCTCTAGGTCATCTCAGGGAGTCAGAGGGAACCAGCCGGGGGGAGGCTGCTGTAGAAACAGCTGGGTGGTCCAGTTGGGTAAGAGGCCAAATGCCCCATCCTAATCCTTGCCTTGCAAACAGTTTGCAGGGCTGACTCCAGCTCAACCTCGGGCTGGTGGTTTCCCGGATGGCAACCTGACCTCCCAGGCCCCGTCCCCATTCACACAACCACATCCCAACCTGGTTAGAAGCCTTTCCTCTTTGGCGCCAAGATGGCAATGGAGTGAGCGGCGGCTGCAGGGGGCCTTCCTGGGCGAGGACTGGTCCAGGTTGCTGACCTTCCGCACACCGGTGAGATGTCCGCCCTGcagatagcaaaaatgtataaaaccgggtcaaacatatgttagaaatgtaaagaaaaagaagagacttttcatcatatgtggtgggaatgtagagaacttAAAAaacattgggaaatgatatacagtgaattgaaaaaaatgtttaaaatgacatttgtaaagaaaaccagaagcatttttgttagggattgtaggacctgccaagaaaaacaaagaacttatttatgtaggCAAGAGTCTTGaaagcacaaggatggaagaatgagaaatcccaacgaaagaacagtggcaagaaaaattgatgagctacgcagagctggctaaactgacatacaaattgcgggacaaggacaactatgactttaaggaagaatgggaactttttacaaattatctgaaaaaaacaccacaaaatcaaatggactccttggcaggttttgaataaacattcacaaatttattggttgattacCTGATAGATAAGGTAagtatatgtataattttataacatgcagagaataatatgtgcagagaaatcagggagaggagctgagggaaaagggggggaaataatgtatgtgataatatggtttgataatttgttatgc
The Podarcis raffonei isolate rPodRaf1 chromosome 6, rPodRaf1.pri, whole genome shotgun sequence DNA segment above includes these coding regions:
- the TNNC2 gene encoding troponin C, skeletal muscle isoform X2 produces the protein MTDQQAEARSFLTEEMIAEFKAAFDMFDADGGGDISTKELGTVMRMLGQTPTKEELDAIIEEVDEDGSGTIDFEEFLVMMVRQMKEDAKGKSEEELAECFRIFDRNGDGFLDAEELVEIFRLSGEPVSEEEIEELMKDGDKNNDGRIDFDEFLKMMEGVQ
- the TNNC2 gene encoding troponin C, skeletal muscle isoform X1, translating into MVSMTDQQAEARSFLTEEMIAEFKAAFDMFDADGGGDISTKELGTVMRMLGQTPTKEELDAIIEEVDEDGSGTIDFEEFLVMMVRQMKEDAKGKSEEELAECFRIFDRNGDGFLDAEELVEIFRLSGEPVSEEEIEELMKDGDKNNDGRIDFDEFLKMMEGVQ